From Mycobacterium cookii:
CGCCGCTGCCGAAGCCAACAGCACGGTCGGGCGGACGCTGCACGAGCTGGCCCAACGCGCACTGGCGGTCGGCAAGCGGGTGCATTCCGAAACCGGCATCGACGCAGCGGGCGCCTCGGTGGTCTCCGTCGCGCTCGGCATGGCCGACGCCAAAGTCGGTGGGCTGCAAGGCAAGACAGCGGTCGTCGTCGGCGCCGGAGCAATGGGCGGCCTGTCGGCGGCTCACCTGACTCGGGCCGGTGTCGGCAACGTCTACGTGGTCAACCGCTCGCTGCCCCGCGCGCAGCGGCTGGCCCGCAAGATCCGCGAAACCGGCGCAGGCGCAGAAGCTTTCAGCCTCGACAACCTGGCCTCCGCGCTGGCCGACGCCGACGTAGTGGTCAGCTGCACCGGGGCGGTGCGACCGGTGGTGTCGCTGGCCGACGTGCACAACGCCCTGGCCGCCGCGAGCCGCGAAACCGGTCAGGCGCTGGTGATGTGCGACCTGGGCATGCCGCGCGACGTCGACCCGGCGGTGTCGGGGCTGCCGGGCGTCTGGGTGATCGACATGGACCGCGTGCAGCGCGAGCCGTCGGCCAAGGCCGCAGCGGCCGACGCCGAAGCCGCCCGTCACCTGGTCGCCGCCGAAGTCGCCACCTACCTGGCCGGACAGCGGATGGCCGAGGTCACCCCGACCGTCACCGCGCTGCGCCAGCGCGCCGCCGACGTCGTCGAGGCCGAACTGCTGCGCTTGGAAAGTCGGCTGCCGGGCCTGGAAGCCGCGCAAAAAGACGAAGTGGCCCGCACCGTGCGACGAGTCGTCGACAAGCTGCTGCACGCACCCACGGTCCGCATCAAGCAATTGGCCAGCGCCCCCGGCGGCGACAGCTACGCCGAGGCGCTGCGCGAGCTGTTCGAGCTCGACCAGACCGCCGTCGACGCCGTCGCCACCGCGGGCGAACTGCCTTCCGTACCAACCGATTCCACTGAGTAGCCGCTTGACCGACGTGATCCGGATCGGCACCCGGGGCAGCCTGCTGGCCACCACCCAGGCCGGTGTGATCCGAGATGCCCTGCACGCCAACGGTCATCGGGCCGAATTGGTGATCATCAAAACCGCAGGAGACCAGTCACAAGAGCCGGTCGCCGACATCGGGATCGGGGTGTTCACCGCCGCGCTCAGGGAAGCCATCGACGCCAACGAGGTCGACATGGCGGTGCATTCGTACAAGGACTTACCCACCGCCGAGGATCCGCGGTTTGTGATCGCCGCCGTCCCGCCACGGGAGGACGCCCGCGACGCACTGGTGGCCCGCGACGGGTTAGTGCTGGGAGAGCTGCCGGCCGGCGCAATTGTGGGCACTTCGTCGCCCCGTCGGGCCGCGCAGCTTAGAGCACTGGGTCTCGGTTTGGAAATTCGCCCCCTACGAGGCAACCTAGACACCAGGTTGAACAGGGTAAGCAGTGGTGATTTGGACGCAATCGTGGTTGCCCGGGCGGGTCTGACCCGGCTGGGACGTCTTGACGACGTCACCGAGACGCTGGAGCCGGTGCAGATGCTGCCGGCGCCGGCTCAAGGAGCGCTCGCCGTCGAGTGTCGCGCCGGGGACACCCGGCTGGCGGCACTGCTGGCCGAGCTGGACGACGCCGACACCCGCGCGGCCGTCACCGCCGAGCGTGCCCTGCTCGCCGAACTGGAGGCGGGTTGCTCCGCGCCGGTGGGGGCGATCGCTGAGGTGGTCGAGTCCATCGACGAGGACGGCAACGTCTTCGAGGAGCTGTCGCTGCGCAGCTGCGTGGCGGCACTCGACGGATCCGACGTGATCCGCGCGTCCGGTATCGGCAGTCCGGATCGGGCACGGGAGCTGGGGCTCTCAGTGGCCGCCGAGCTGTTCGAGTTGGGGGCACGGGAACTCATGTCGAGCGCGCGGCAGTGAGGCCGTGCGCGAAAACGAGGTAGGAGCGACGATGACGACGCGAGGGCGCAAGCCGCGGCCCGGCCGCATCATGTTCGTGGGGGCGGGTCCTGGGGACCCCGCGCTGCTGACGACGCGGGCCGCTGCGGTACTGGCAAATGCCCCTCTGGTGTTCATTGACCCCGACGTGCCCGAGCCCGTGCTGGCGCTGATCGGCAAGGATCTGCCGCCAGTGTCCGGGCCCGCGCCGGCCGAGCCGGCTGCGCCGTCGGACAACGGAGCCAGCGAGGGGTCCGCACCCGAAGATCAACCCACCGTGGTGTCGGTGGGCCCCGACATCCGGCCCGCACTGGGCGATCCCGCCGAGGTGGCCAAGACGCTGGTCGCCGAGGCTCGCACCGGAGCAGACGTGGTGCGGCTGGTGTCCGGTGACCCGCTGTCGGTGGACTCGGTGATCACCGAGGTGAATTCGGTGGCTCGCAGCCACCTGCATTTCGAGATCGTGCCGGGCCTGGCGGCCAGCGACGCAGTGCCGACCTATGCCGGGCTGCCGCTCGGCTCGTCGCACACCGTCGCCGACGTCCGTGGCGACGTGGACTGGGGCGCGTTGGCCGCAGGCCCGGGCCCACTGATCCTGCAGGCCACGTCCTCGCACGTGGCCGACGCGGCGCGCACGCTGATCGAATACGGGTTGGCCGACACCACTCCGTGTGTGGTGACGTCGTCCGGAACCACCTGTGCGCAGCGCTCTCTGGAGTCGACGCTGGGTGGGCTGACCGATACCAACCTGGTCATCGGCGCCGACGGTGCCGCCCCGTCGCCGGTGGTCGTCACCATCGGCAAGACGGTGGCCAACCGGGCCAAGCTGAACTGGTGGGAGAGCCGCGCCCTGTACGGCTGGACCGTGCTGGTGCCGCGGACCAAGGACCAGGCCGGCGAGATGAGTGATCGGCTGACCGCGCACGGCGCGCTGCCGATCGAGGTGCCGACCATTGCCGTCGAGCCGCCGCGCAGCCCCGCGCAGATGGAGCGTGCGGTCAAGGGTCTGGTCGACGGCCGCTACCAGTGGGTGGTGTTCACCTCCACCAACGCGGTGCGTGCGGTGTGGGAGAAGTTCGGCGAGTTCGGGCTCGACGCCCGCGCATTCTCCGGAGTGAAGATCGCCTGCGTCGGCGAATCGACCGCCGACCGGGTGCGCGCTTTCGGGATCAGCCCCGAGCTGGTGCCTTCCGGTGAGCAATCGTCGCTGGGCCTGCTCGACGAATTCCCGCCCTACGACAGCATTTTCGATCCGGTGAACCGGGTGCTGCTACCGCGGGCCGACATCGCCACCGAGACGTTGGCCGAGGGTCTGCGCGAACGTGGTTGGGAGATCGAGGATGTCACCGCCTACCGGACCGTGCGGGCTGCCCCGCCGCCGGCGGCCACCCGCGAGATGATCAAGACCGGTGGTTTCGACGCGGTGTGCTTCACGTCGAGCTCGACGGTGCGCAACCTGGTCGGCATCGCCGGCAAGCCGCATGCGCGCACGATCGTCGCGTGTATCGGCCCCAAGACCGCCGAGACGGCAGCCGAATTCGGTTTGCGCGTCGACGTGCAACCCGAGACCGCCGCGGTGGGCCCGCTGATCGAAGCGCTGGCCGAGCACGCCGCCCGGTTGCGCGCCGAGGGTGCGCTGCCGCCGCCGCGTAAGAAGAGCCGCAGGCGATGACTTATCGTGCGTTGATTCTGCGTCCAGGGCGAAGAAGTGCGGGTAGCCCCCACCCTCGACGCAGAGTCAACGCGGGGCGATGAGGGGCTAGCCGTGTTCCCCCGGCAACGTCCGCGTCGGCTCCGCTCGACTCCGGCGATACGCCGGTTGGTCGCGGAAACATCGCTGGAGCCAAGGCATTTGGTGCTGCCGATGTTCGTTGCCGACGGCATCGACGAGCCGGCGCCGATCGCCTCGATGCCGGGCGTGGTGCAACACACCCGCGAATCGTTGCGGGCGGCCGCGGCCGATGCGGTGAGCGCCGGGGTGGGTGGACTGATGCTGTTCGGTGTCCCGCGTGCCGAGGACAAGGATGCGGCCGGCTCGGCCGGGGTAAATCCCGACGGGATCCTCAACGTCGCGTTGCGTGACCTGGCCAAGGATCTCGGCGACGCGACGGTGCTGATGGCCGACACCTGCCTGGATGAATTCACCGACCACGGGCACTGCGGGGTGCTCGACGAACGCGGCCGGGTGGACAACGACGCCACCCTGAAGAGGTATGTGGAACTGGCTGTTGCGCAAGCGGATTCGGGTGCCCACGTGGTAGGCCCGAGCGGGATGATGGACGGCCAGGTCGGCGCGATCCGCGACGGCCTGGACGCCGCCGGCCATCGCGACGTGGTCATCCTGGCCTACGCGGCCAAGTTCGCGTCGGCGTTCTACGGCCCGTTCCGGGAGGCGGTGAGCTCGAGCCTGTCCGGCGACCGGCACACCTATCAGCAAGAGCCGGGCAACGCCCGCGAGGCGTTGCGCGAAGTGCAACTCGACCTCGATGAGGGCGCCGACATCGTCATGGTCAAACCCGCTTTGGGCTACCTGGACATTGTGTCTGCCGCGGCCGCAACTTCCACGGTGCCGGTGGCGGCCTACCAGGTGTCGGGGGAGTACGCGATGATCTGCGCCGCCGCCGCCAACGGGTGGATCGACGAGCGCGCCGCGGCCCTCGAATCGTTGACCAGCATCCGGCGTGCCGGCGCCGACATCGTGCTGACTTACTGGGCTGCCGGCGCGGCCAACTGGTTGTCGTGACGGGTCCGTACGGGCAAGGGCTGCCACCCGGGCCGCAGCCGCCGGCCCGGCCGGTGGACGTCGACACCGGCTTCTGGCTGTGGCTGGTGGCCACGCCGCTGATGGTGATCGGCTACGGCGCCGACGTGGTCGGCTCGTCGAACGGCCGCGGATCGGCGCCGCTCTACGTCGCGGCGGCGCTGTTCACCGGGGTGCTGTGCGCGATCGTCGTCACGTTCCTGATTCTGATGCGGGCCGGTTACCGCTTTGCCCGGACCGTACTGACGGGCGGCGCCATGGCCACCATCGTCTACGTCGGCATCCGGCTGTTCACCGTGACCTGGCCGCCGATGTACGCCGTGGTCTGCGGCCTCGCCGGCATCACCGGATCGGTGCTGATCGCGGGCGGCATGTTCCTGCTGCACCGCCTCGACTCGCACCAGTACTTCACCAGGTGAGCGTGCAAAAAGGTGAAGTGTGGTCGCAGCGCTGGCCATATAGCATTTCGGCCAATCGGTCGAATCGGTAGGGGGAGTGGCTGTGGACAACCTCGAGATCAAGCCCGAAGAGGTGTTTCACGCGGCGGCGCTCGGACGCAACCAGCACGAAGAACTGGGCGGCACCTACGCATCCACGCAGTCGCAGGGGTGGGACGCGGAGTCCGGTTGGGTCGGCAGCTCGGGTGCGGCGTTGTCCGGGCTGCTGGACCGCTGGCAATCGCATGCCATCGACCACCACCAGATGATCAACAGCCACCACGAACGTCTGGACACCGCGGCGACGTCATTCTCCGAGCTGGACAACAACGCCGCCGAACGGGTGCAGCAGCTTCGATGACGTTGTCGCTGGCGGACATCGAG
This genomic window contains:
- the hemC gene encoding hydroxymethylbilane synthase, which encodes MIRIGTRGSLLATTQAGVIRDALHANGHRAELVIIKTAGDQSQEPVADIGIGVFTAALREAIDANEVDMAVHSYKDLPTAEDPRFVIAAVPPREDARDALVARDGLVLGELPAGAIVGTSSPRRAAQLRALGLGLEIRPLRGNLDTRLNRVSSGDLDAIVVARAGLTRLGRLDDVTETLEPVQMLPAPAQGALAVECRAGDTRLAALLAELDDADTRAAVTAERALLAELEAGCSAPVGAIAEVVESIDEDGNVFEELSLRSCVAALDGSDVIRASGIGSPDRARELGLSVAAELFELGARELMSSARQ
- a CDS encoding glutamyl-tRNA reductase; translated protein: MSVLLFGVSHRSAPVSVLEQLSTDESEQVKIIDRVMQSPLVTEAMMLSTCNRVEVYAVVDAFHGGLSAIGQVLSEHAGMSLGDLTKYAYVRYSEAAVEHLFAVAGGLDSAVVGEQQVLGQVRRAYAAAEANSTVGRTLHELAQRALAVGKRVHSETGIDAAGASVVSVALGMADAKVGGLQGKTAVVVGAGAMGGLSAAHLTRAGVGNVYVVNRSLPRAQRLARKIRETGAGAEAFSLDNLASALADADVVVSCTGAVRPVVSLADVHNALAAASRETGQALVMCDLGMPRDVDPAVSGLPGVWVIDMDRVQREPSAKAAAADAEAARHLVAAEVATYLAGQRMAEVTPTVTALRQRAADVVEAELLRLESRLPGLEAAQKDEVARTVRRVVDKLLHAPTVRIKQLASAPGGDSYAEALRELFELDQTAVDAVATAGELPSVPTDSTE
- a CDS encoding bifunctional uroporphyrinogen-III C-methyltransferase/uroporphyrinogen-III synthase; translated protein: MTTRGRKPRPGRIMFVGAGPGDPALLTTRAAAVLANAPLVFIDPDVPEPVLALIGKDLPPVSGPAPAEPAAPSDNGASEGSAPEDQPTVVSVGPDIRPALGDPAEVAKTLVAEARTGADVVRLVSGDPLSVDSVITEVNSVARSHLHFEIVPGLAASDAVPTYAGLPLGSSHTVADVRGDVDWGALAAGPGPLILQATSSHVADAARTLIEYGLADTTPCVVTSSGTTCAQRSLESTLGGLTDTNLVIGADGAAPSPVVVTIGKTVANRAKLNWWESRALYGWTVLVPRTKDQAGEMSDRLTAHGALPIEVPTIAVEPPRSPAQMERAVKGLVDGRYQWVVFTSTNAVRAVWEKFGEFGLDARAFSGVKIACVGESTADRVRAFGISPELVPSGEQSSLGLLDEFPPYDSIFDPVNRVLLPRADIATETLAEGLRERGWEIEDVTAYRTVRAAPPPAATREMIKTGGFDAVCFTSSSTVRNLVGIAGKPHARTIVACIGPKTAETAAEFGLRVDVQPETAAVGPLIEALAEHAARLRAEGALPPPRKKSRRR
- the hemB gene encoding porphobilinogen synthase, producing MRVAPTLDAESTRGDEGLAVFPRQRPRRLRSTPAIRRLVAETSLEPRHLVLPMFVADGIDEPAPIASMPGVVQHTRESLRAAAADAVSAGVGGLMLFGVPRAEDKDAAGSAGVNPDGILNVALRDLAKDLGDATVLMADTCLDEFTDHGHCGVLDERGRVDNDATLKRYVELAVAQADSGAHVVGPSGMMDGQVGAIRDGLDAAGHRDVVILAYAAKFASAFYGPFREAVSSSLSGDRHTYQQEPGNAREALREVQLDLDEGADIVMVKPALGYLDIVSAAAATSTVPVAAYQVSGEYAMICAAAANGWIDERAAALESLTSIRRAGADIVLTYWAAGAANWLS
- a CDS encoding WXG100 family type VII secretion target, with product MDNLEIKPEEVFHAAALGRNQHEELGGTYASTQSQGWDAESGWVGSSGAALSGLLDRWQSHAIDHHQMINSHHERLDTAATSFSELDNNAAERVQQLR